One genomic window of Candidatus Marimicrobium litorale includes the following:
- a CDS encoding diguanylate cyclase, which produces MSGETDGRSILIIEDDPSNRRIIAKTLSPFYRVVMASDGSKGVLRAKKHRPSLILLDINLPDQSGFDVLKTLKKNEDTRDIPVLCLTAATTEKEEEKSLSLGAVDFIGKPIRPKIVLARIAIHIEIASQRKSLEKLTQQDPLTGVNNRRSFDKALNDETRRARRSHEPLSLIMVDVDHFKKFNDNYGHQKGDEALRLVATALAKEASRAGDLCARYGGEEFTILLPRTTIEAVQFIAENCRNAIASLAIPHAHSESAECVTASLGCATWQPSGEADAPVPNLVGLADKALYAAKEKGRNQIYPALHEA; this is translated from the coding sequence ATGAGCGGTGAAACCGACGGCCGCTCGATCTTGATCATCGAAGATGATCCCTCGAACCGCCGAATTATAGCAAAAACGCTGAGCCCATTTTATCGAGTGGTTATGGCGTCGGATGGTTCGAAAGGAGTCTTGCGCGCCAAAAAGCATCGACCCTCTTTAATCCTGCTAGACATCAATCTGCCAGACCAATCCGGTTTCGACGTGTTGAAGACGTTAAAAAAGAATGAGGACACCAGAGATATTCCGGTGCTGTGTTTAACCGCAGCCACCACAGAGAAAGAGGAAGAAAAAAGTCTTTCGCTGGGTGCGGTAGATTTCATTGGTAAACCGATTCGTCCGAAAATCGTTCTCGCGAGAATCGCTATTCACATTGAAATTGCATCCCAGCGAAAGTCGCTCGAGAAACTAACGCAGCAAGACCCGCTCACAGGTGTGAACAACCGCCGAAGCTTCGATAAGGCATTAAACGATGAGACTCGCCGGGCGAGGCGATCGCACGAGCCTCTCTCTTTGATTATGGTTGATGTTGATCATTTCAAAAAGTTTAATGATAACTATGGCCATCAGAAAGGCGACGAAGCACTTCGACTCGTCGCAACCGCTCTTGCAAAAGAAGCCAGCCGGGCCGGGGACTTATGCGCTCGATATGGAGGGGAGGAATTCACAATTCTGTTGCCTCGAACAACAATCGAAGCGGTACAATTTATCGCAGAGAATTGTCGTAACGCAATCGCCTCGTTAGCCATTCCTCATGCTCATTCGGAGTCAGCTGAGTGCGTTACAGCCAGTTTGGGATGTGCAACCTGGCAGCCCTCAGGCGAAGCAGATGCGCCGGTTCCGAATTTGGTCGGCCTTGCAGATAAAGCACTTTATGCGGCCAAAGAGAAAGGGCGAAATCAGATTTACCCAGCGCTGCACGAAGCCTGA
- a CDS encoding TonB-dependent receptor, with product MPKFLSYTLTCLAVLSLPARASEPLEEIVVTADFRDTNLMETAASISVLDESLIFESGAQHLEEILGNAPNVNYASGTARARYFQIRGVGDRSQFQEPLNPSVGLLLDGIDFSGIGSLGTTFDVEQVEILRGPQGTLHGANALAGLISINSNTPSDEPYHYLEGSVGDYDTYSLGGVSTGPITDSLLYRVALQQFYSDGYQKNDFTGDDDNADRDELTSRIRLRWLASERHTLDLGMTYIDMDNGYDAFSLDNTRTTLSDQPGKDTQESFAASLATNSDLHAATLETRLSVAKTDITYAYDEDWTFEGFDPDGYTSYDQYDRKRHSISAELRLLSNAQSRLFNDRSDWVIGAYHLGNKEDLDRTYTFAPFFTSKNDTDSYALFAQLDTALTDQLTLITGLRWEYRDTDYSDNNGVDFNPDDDMWGGRLALEYQWRDNTLVYGSVSRGYRAEGVNGAILANVESTDAPDVINALESVSTFDEETLINYEMGVKSRLLDNRLQARIALFYMDRDDQQVRGSLLIPQDGGATTFVDYTSNAAAGNNYGTEIEIDWRATNKLLLWANVGLLKAEFDDYVNVFEEDLSGREQAHAPKYQYATGGRYDLTEHLFLRIEVQGKDSYYFSDRHSEQSDDYNLVNASLGWEQARWRVVLWGRNLTDEDYTVRGFGSFGNDPRNGYVTEPYYQFGEPRVYGLTAAYAF from the coding sequence GTGCCGAAGTTTTTATCTTATACCCTGACGTGCCTAGCGGTACTCAGCCTCCCCGCTAGAGCCAGCGAACCGCTCGAGGAAATAGTGGTCACCGCCGACTTTCGCGATACGAACCTCATGGAGACGGCGGCCAGCATCTCCGTGCTGGACGAATCGTTAATATTTGAGAGCGGTGCACAGCACCTGGAGGAAATTCTCGGCAATGCGCCTAACGTAAATTACGCCAGCGGCACCGCCCGTGCGCGCTACTTCCAGATTCGCGGTGTCGGTGATCGCAGCCAGTTTCAGGAGCCACTCAACCCGTCTGTCGGTCTGTTGCTGGACGGAATTGATTTCAGCGGCATCGGCAGCCTGGGAACCACCTTTGATGTTGAACAGGTGGAAATATTGCGCGGCCCCCAGGGCACGCTGCACGGTGCAAACGCACTGGCCGGGCTTATCAGCATCAACTCGAATACCCCCAGTGATGAGCCCTATCACTACCTGGAAGGATCCGTCGGTGACTACGACACCTACAGCCTGGGCGGTGTCAGCACGGGTCCGATTACCGACAGCCTGCTCTACCGGGTGGCACTGCAACAATTTTACAGTGACGGCTACCAAAAAAATGACTTTACCGGAGACGATGACAATGCCGATCGCGATGAGTTGACCAGCCGCATCCGCTTGCGTTGGCTGGCCAGCGAGCGACACACACTGGACCTCGGTATGACCTACATCGATATGGACAACGGGTACGACGCTTTCTCCCTGGATAACACCCGCACGACCCTATCGGACCAACCCGGCAAGGATACCCAGGAATCTTTTGCGGCGAGCCTCGCCACAAATTCTGACTTGCACGCGGCGACGCTGGAAACACGACTTAGCGTGGCAAAAACCGATATCACCTATGCCTACGATGAGGACTGGACCTTCGAGGGTTTTGACCCGGACGGCTATACCTCCTATGACCAATACGATCGCAAGCGCCACAGCATCAGCGCGGAATTACGCTTATTATCCAATGCGCAATCGCGCCTGTTCAACGATCGTAGCGACTGGGTGATAGGGGCGTATCACCTTGGCAACAAGGAGGATCTGGATCGCACCTACACCTTTGCACCCTTTTTCACCAGCAAGAACGATACCGACAGCTACGCTTTGTTCGCTCAGCTCGACACCGCACTGACCGACCAGCTGACGCTGATCACCGGCTTGCGCTGGGAGTACCGTGACACCGACTACAGCGACAATAACGGCGTAGACTTCAATCCGGATGACGACATGTGGGGAGGCCGGCTCGCACTGGAATACCAATGGCGCGATAACACCCTCGTGTACGGCTCGGTGTCCCGCGGTTACCGCGCGGAAGGCGTCAACGGCGCCATCCTCGCGAATGTAGAATCCACCGACGCTCCAGACGTCATCAACGCGCTGGAATCCGTTAGCACCTTCGACGAAGAAACACTCATCAACTACGAAATGGGGGTTAAAAGCCGGCTGCTGGATAATCGGCTGCAGGCACGCATCGCCCTGTTCTATATGGATCGCGATGATCAGCAAGTGCGCGGTTCACTGCTGATTCCCCAGGACGGCGGCGCCACGACCTTTGTCGATTACACCAGCAATGCCGCAGCGGGCAATAATTACGGCACCGAGATAGAAATTGACTGGCGCGCGACCAATAAGCTGCTGCTGTGGGCCAATGTCGGCCTGCTGAAAGCAGAGTTCGACGACTACGTGAACGTATTCGAGGAAGACCTGTCAGGGCGCGAGCAGGCCCATGCGCCCAAGTACCAGTACGCGACAGGCGGCCGTTACGATTTAACCGAGCATCTTTTCCTGCGCATCGAGGTACAGGGTAAAGATTCGTACTACTTCTCTGACCGCCACTCCGAACAATCGGATGACTACAATCTGGTGAATGCGAGCCTGGGATGGGAGCAAGCGCGGTGGCGCGTCGTGCTGTGGGGTCGGAACCTGACCGACGAAGACTATACCGTGCGCGGGTTCGGCAGTTTTGGCAACGACCCGCGAAATGGCTACGTCACCGAACCCTACTACCAATTTGGCGAACCCCGTGTGTATGGTCTCACTGCGGCTTACGCGTTTTAG
- a CDS encoding aldose epimerase family protein — translation MKLLTIAIILLGLSAVVACATRTTANAVPEIFGTLPGGAAIFRYELRNDNGITVGIINLGATIVSLETPDRDGNFADIVLGFDNPQQYLTDSPYFGTVVGRYGNRIANGEFSLDGQVYTLAKNDGENHLHGGEIGFDKMLWQVLQHSNSDITLQLISPDGDEGYPGELTTTVTYSLDNTNRLTVDYHATTTRPTVVNLTQHSYFNLAGHDAGPTLAHTLLINADRFTEIDKELIPTGELPTVSGTPLDFREPTVIGLRIDEPHQQLVYGGGYDHNWVLTDAAASGEEPAAIVIDPVSGRTLTVTTQEPGIQFYSGNFLAGAFSAKHGAIYPYRSAVVLETQHFPDSPNQSGFPSTRLEPGQDYRTQTVFEFGVEPYDGGNDAIE, via the coding sequence ATGAAACTCCTCACTATCGCAATTATCCTGCTCGGGCTATCTGCCGTTGTCGCCTGCGCCACGCGGACGACGGCAAACGCAGTGCCTGAGATTTTCGGTACGCTGCCCGGCGGCGCAGCCATCTTTCGCTATGAACTGCGCAACGATAATGGGATAACCGTCGGCATTATCAATCTGGGCGCGACCATTGTGTCGCTGGAAACCCCGGATAGAGACGGCAATTTCGCGGATATTGTGCTGGGCTTCGACAACCCACAGCAATACCTGACGGACAGCCCTTATTTCGGCACCGTGGTGGGCCGCTACGGTAATCGCATCGCAAACGGCGAGTTCAGCCTGGATGGACAGGTTTATACGCTGGCAAAAAACGACGGGGAGAATCATCTGCACGGTGGCGAGATCGGCTTCGACAAAATGCTCTGGCAAGTGCTGCAGCACAGTAATAGCGACATCACGCTGCAACTGATCAGTCCAGACGGAGACGAGGGTTACCCCGGGGAGCTGACGACCACGGTGACCTACTCGCTGGATAATACCAATCGGCTTACGGTTGATTACCACGCTACAACCACCCGGCCGACCGTGGTGAATCTGACACAGCACAGTTACTTCAATCTGGCAGGACATGACGCCGGCCCCACGCTGGCACACACCCTGCTCATCAATGCAGACCGCTTTACAGAAATTGATAAGGAGCTGATTCCGACAGGCGAACTGCCCACGGTCTCCGGGACGCCACTGGATTTTCGAGAGCCGACAGTGATCGGGCTGCGCATTGATGAACCCCATCAGCAGCTTGTTTACGGGGGCGGCTACGATCACAACTGGGTACTGACCGATGCAGCCGCTTCAGGTGAGGAACCTGCCGCCATCGTGATCGATCCGGTCTCAGGGCGCACCCTGACAGTCACGACCCAGGAGCCGGGCATACAATTTTATTCCGGTAACTTCCTTGCGGGTGCTTTCTCCGCCAAGCACGGGGCCATCTATCCGTACCGGAGTGCCGTTGTATTGGAGACACAGCATTTCCCGGATTCGCCGAACCAATCCGGCTTTCCGTCCACGCGACTTGAACCGGGCCAGGACTATCGCACGCAGACGGTCTTTGAATTTGGCGTCGAGCCGTATGACGGGGGCAATGATGCAATCGAGTAG
- a CDS encoding sodium/sugar symporter codes for MYLSPLDMVCFTAYCLGLFTLAWWVSREKPGYRKNTEDYFLAGKSLPWWAVGTSLIAANISAEQIIGMSGSGFAIGLAIASYEWMSAITLILVARYFIPIFLKTGIYTMPQFLEQRFDRRVRLVMALFWLGVYIFVNLTSVLYLGALAINTVTGLDMVYGLTFLAVFSIGYSIYGGLKAVALTDALQVTLLILGGLLVTYLALDRISDGQGALTGFAVLTREVPERFDMILSADSPHYMSLPGLSVLLGGLWVMNISYWGFNQYITQRALAAKNLSEAQKGIALAAFLKLLMPLIVVVPGIAAAVLAPDIAKPDQAYPEMMKLVPAGLLGICFAALVAAIASSLGSMTNSISTIFTLDIYKTVINPKASQGQQVLVGRVMALLSMLIAALVCRPLLGELEQAFQYIQEFTGFFTPGIVAIFLLGFFWKRATAHSALAAAIASAVLSLLFKLLWPALPFMDRVGLVFVLCVAIAVCVTLIENSGEQSNAIDLKEVEYSTSRGFNLSALAITLILIGFYTTWW; via the coding sequence ATGTATCTTTCACCATTGGACATGGTCTGCTTTACCGCCTACTGCCTCGGTCTGTTCACGCTTGCCTGGTGGGTATCGAGAGAAAAACCCGGCTACAGAAAAAATACCGAGGATTATTTTCTGGCAGGTAAATCCCTGCCCTGGTGGGCTGTGGGCACCTCCCTGATTGCTGCGAATATCTCCGCAGAGCAAATTATCGGCATGTCCGGTTCGGGCTTTGCTATCGGACTCGCCATTGCATCCTATGAATGGATGTCGGCGATTACGCTAATACTGGTTGCGCGGTATTTTATTCCCATCTTTCTCAAGACTGGCATCTACACCATGCCGCAATTCCTCGAGCAACGTTTCGACAGACGTGTTCGACTGGTCATGGCCTTGTTCTGGTTGGGCGTGTACATATTCGTAAACCTTACCTCCGTGCTCTACCTCGGCGCGCTGGCAATCAATACCGTCACCGGGCTCGACATGGTATATGGGCTGACGTTCCTCGCGGTGTTCTCCATTGGTTATTCAATCTACGGCGGTTTGAAGGCAGTGGCACTGACCGATGCGCTGCAGGTAACCCTGCTCATACTGGGTGGCTTGCTGGTGACCTATCTCGCGCTCGACAGAATCAGTGATGGACAAGGCGCACTGACAGGCTTTGCCGTATTGACCCGCGAGGTACCAGAAAGATTCGATATGATTCTTTCAGCAGACTCTCCACATTATATGAGTCTGCCCGGCTTATCGGTTTTGTTGGGCGGCCTGTGGGTGATGAACATCTCCTACTGGGGCTTCAACCAGTACATTACCCAGCGCGCGCTCGCGGCAAAAAATCTTTCGGAGGCACAAAAGGGTATCGCGCTCGCCGCATTCCTTAAGTTGCTCATGCCACTCATTGTGGTGGTGCCTGGCATCGCCGCCGCCGTGCTCGCCCCGGATATTGCCAAGCCTGACCAGGCATACCCCGAAATGATGAAACTGGTGCCGGCCGGGCTACTGGGTATTTGTTTTGCGGCACTGGTGGCAGCGATCGCATCGTCGCTAGGATCAATGACCAACAGTATTTCGACAATTTTTACCCTCGACATCTATAAAACCGTTATCAACCCAAAAGCTAGCCAGGGTCAGCAGGTGTTAGTGGGCAGGGTGATGGCCCTGCTATCAATGCTCATCGCGGCGCTCGTGTGCCGCCCACTGCTGGGCGAACTCGAGCAGGCTTTCCAGTACATACAGGAATTTACCGGTTTCTTTACGCCCGGTATCGTCGCGATTTTTCTGCTGGGTTTTTTCTGGAAACGCGCGACCGCGCACTCGGCGCTGGCAGCCGCTATCGCCTCTGCGGTGCTGTCTCTGCTGTTCAAACTGCTCTGGCCTGCACTGCCCTTTATGGACCGCGTCGGACTGGTTTTTGTGCTGTGTGTCGCCATCGCCGTGTGCGTTACCCTGATTGAAAACAGCGGCGAGCAAAGTAATGCTATCGATCTGAAAGAGGTGGAATACAGTACCAGTCGCGGATTCAACCTGAGCGCACTGGCCATCACGCTCATCCTCATCGGCTTTTATACTACCTGGTGGTGA
- the galK gene encoding galactokinase yields the protein MLDELQEAFIAHFGEPPQHVIRAPGRVNLIGEHTDYNHGFVLPCAIEQHTLVALSPRTDNTVCTLALDYERELDTFRLGESFTSNTHQAWANYVRGVVCALQDRDFSLRGCNIAIIGNIPQGAGLSSSAALEVGVAKALAVDNDLAVSNLTLAQVGQAAENDFVGCHCGIMDQLICTSAAVGTATLIDCKDFTLKPVNMPSDLSLLLVNSNVRRGLVDSEYNDRREQCERAAAMCGVSSLRDVPLQEFQVNRQAMEPLVAKRAQHVLEENERTLLAATALQNNDIEQLSQLMSASHLSMKHLFEITVPPVDFLVDQIGEILGSHGGVRMTGGGFGGCVVALAPAELLDDIVARVEDTYYSHTGLQASIYTSAPAGGAVSIQ from the coding sequence GTGCTGGATGAGCTGCAGGAGGCATTCATCGCCCATTTTGGCGAACCGCCGCAGCACGTAATCCGCGCACCCGGGCGGGTCAACCTGATTGGCGAGCACACCGACTACAACCATGGCTTTGTGCTGCCGTGCGCAATCGAACAGCACACGCTGGTGGCACTCTCGCCCCGCACCGATAACACCGTCTGCACGCTCGCATTAGACTATGAACGCGAGCTCGATACCTTCCGCCTGGGTGAATCTTTCACATCAAACACCCATCAAGCCTGGGCAAATTACGTGCGCGGTGTTGTATGCGCGCTTCAGGACCGAGACTTCTCCTTGCGCGGCTGCAATATCGCCATTATCGGTAATATCCCGCAGGGCGCCGGGCTGAGTTCCTCTGCAGCGCTGGAGGTTGGCGTGGCCAAAGCGCTGGCAGTCGATAACGATCTGGCGGTTAGCAACCTGACACTGGCGCAGGTCGGTCAGGCGGCGGAGAACGATTTCGTCGGTTGCCACTGCGGCATCATGGATCAGTTGATTTGTACAAGCGCGGCCGTCGGCACAGCCACCCTGATCGACTGCAAAGACTTTACATTGAAACCGGTCAACATGCCGTCTGATTTATCACTACTACTGGTCAACTCCAATGTGCGGCGCGGCCTGGTCGACAGCGAGTACAATGACCGGCGCGAACAGTGCGAACGTGCCGCCGCCATGTGTGGCGTGAGCAGCCTGCGCGATGTTCCATTGCAGGAATTTCAGGTTAACCGTCAAGCGATGGAGCCGCTTGTTGCAAAGCGTGCACAACACGTGCTGGAGGAAAACGAACGTACTCTGCTGGCGGCGACTGCGCTGCAAAATAATGATATTGAACAGCTGAGCCAACTCATGTCCGCCAGCCACCTGTCCATGAAGCACCTGTTTGAGATCACGGTGCCCCCCGTGGATTTTCTCGTGGATCAGATAGGCGAGATACTGGGCTCCCATGGCGGGGTACGCATGACCGGCGGCGGATTTGGCGGCTGCGTAGTGGCACTCGCTCCGGCAGAACTGCTTGATGATATCGTAGCGCGCGTGGAAGATACGTACTACAGTCACACTGGACTGCAGGCGAGCATCTACACCAGTGCCCCTGCCGGGGGTGCAGTGTCCATACAATAA
- a CDS encoding UDP-glucose--hexose-1-phosphate uridylyltransferase, with protein sequence MPELVIDPSQSDTAQHPHRRYNPLSGDWVLVSPQRAQRPWQGHVEQVDPTSLPQHDPQCYLCPGNTRVNDEVNPSYDGPLVFDNDFAALVDDGATHSHEQGLLRSASVNGVSRVICYTPRHDLCLALMEPTAIRTLIEVWCAQVAELEARYCWVQVFENRGALNGCSNPHPHGQIWASDQLPTLPQREEEKQAGYWHTNGTSLLLDYAQQEQKSGERVVCQNGHWVAVVPYWATWPFETLLLPLQPVSRMTDLDPEQKHALASLLKQLTCRYDNLFQTAFPYSMGWHGAPAQGMAGSGEHWQLHAHFYPSLLRSATVRKFMVGYEILCEAQRDLTPEQAAARLRSLNDVHYSVHAE encoded by the coding sequence CTGCCGGAGCTCGTTATCGACCCGTCACAATCAGACACAGCACAACACCCTCACCGTCGCTACAATCCGCTTAGCGGCGATTGGGTGCTGGTCTCGCCGCAGCGCGCGCAGCGTCCCTGGCAGGGGCACGTTGAGCAAGTAGACCCGACCTCGCTTCCGCAACATGATCCGCAATGCTACCTCTGCCCGGGCAATACCCGCGTAAACGATGAGGTGAATCCCTCATACGACGGCCCCCTCGTGTTCGATAACGATTTCGCTGCGTTAGTCGACGACGGCGCCACACACAGCCATGAGCAAGGTTTACTGCGGAGCGCGAGCGTGAACGGCGTCAGCCGTGTTATCTGCTATACGCCGCGTCACGATCTGTGTCTCGCACTGATGGAGCCGACCGCTATACGGACCCTTATAGAGGTGTGGTGCGCACAAGTGGCCGAACTGGAGGCGCGTTACTGCTGGGTGCAGGTCTTTGAAAACAGGGGTGCACTGAACGGCTGCTCAAACCCTCACCCCCATGGGCAAATATGGGCCAGTGATCAGCTTCCCACCCTGCCGCAACGCGAGGAGGAGAAACAAGCCGGGTACTGGCATACCAACGGCACATCGCTGCTGCTCGACTACGCACAGCAGGAACAAAAAAGCGGTGAGCGCGTTGTCTGTCAAAATGGACACTGGGTGGCCGTAGTGCCCTACTGGGCCACCTGGCCCTTTGAAACGTTGTTACTGCCACTGCAGCCAGTGTCGCGCATGACGGATCTCGATCCAGAGCAAAAACACGCCCTGGCCAGCCTGCTAAAGCAACTGACCTGCCGCTATGACAATCTGTTTCAGACGGCTTTCCCCTACAGTATGGGCTGGCATGGTGCGCCGGCACAGGGCATGGCGGGCAGCGGCGAACACTGGCAACTGCATGCTCACTTCTACCCCTCGCTGCTGCGTTCCGCGACAGTCAGGAAGTTTATGGTTGGCTATGAAATACTGTGTGAGGCCCAGCGCGACCTGACCCCCGAGCAGGCTGCAGCCCGCTTGCGGTCACTCAATGACGTCCACTACAGCGTCCACGCGGAGTAG
- a CDS encoding crotonase/enoyl-CoA hydratase family protein, producing the protein MSNEEGSITTEVRGHILLIGLNRPKKYNGYTPTMAKQLVAAYTRLDEDNDLWVGVLFGHGDHFTAGLDLPKWTDSMEQGASGDGSHIDPVGLGRACRKPIVTAVQGITYTLGIELALAGDIVIAADNCRFSQLEPKRGIHATGGATIRFVERGGWGNAMYHLLTSDEFDADEAKRIGLVQEIVPLGQQLERAIEIAEVIATGAPLAVQATKASSRRFVEEGFEAAVAALKPTQKALFDTEDVDEGVQSFKERRAAQFKGR; encoded by the coding sequence ATGAGTAACGAAGAAGGCTCCATCACTACCGAGGTTCGCGGGCACATCTTGCTCATCGGTCTCAATCGACCCAAAAAATACAACGGTTACACCCCCACCATGGCGAAGCAGCTCGTCGCAGCCTACACCCGCCTCGATGAAGATAACGACCTGTGGGTTGGCGTCCTGTTTGGCCACGGCGATCATTTCACAGCCGGGCTGGACCTGCCCAAATGGACAGACTCCATGGAGCAGGGCGCAAGCGGTGATGGTAGCCATATCGATCCCGTTGGCCTGGGCCGCGCCTGCCGCAAACCCATCGTCACTGCCGTCCAGGGTATTACCTACACACTGGGCATCGAACTCGCACTGGCCGGTGACATTGTAATTGCGGCTGACAACTGCCGCTTCTCGCAGCTGGAGCCCAAACGCGGCATCCACGCGACAGGCGGGGCCACCATTCGGTTCGTGGAGCGCGGTGGCTGGGGCAATGCGATGTATCACCTGCTCACCTCTGATGAATTCGATGCTGACGAGGCCAAGCGTATCGGCCTGGTGCAAGAGATCGTTCCCCTTGGCCAGCAGCTTGAGCGGGCAATCGAGATTGCCGAAGTCATCGCCACCGGCGCACCACTGGCAGTCCAGGCCACCAAAGCGTCATCGCGTCGGTTTGTAGAGGAAGGCTTCGAGGCCGCCGTCGCTGCCCTCAAGCCCACCCAAAAGGCGCTATTTGACACCGAGGACGTGGACGAAGGCGTGCAGTCGTTCAAGGAGCGCCGTGCTGCGCAGTTCAAGGGCCGATAG
- a CDS encoding class II fumarate hydratase produces MTDFRIQKDSLGDVSVPVDALYGAQTQRAVDNFHISGIPMPGQFIASLGVIKAAAAGANADLGLLDSALADGIIAAALSVSQGKHHQHFPVDVFQTGSGTSTNMNANEVIATLAAQQLGMAVNPNDHVNCSQSSNDVIPTTIHVSAELALEKSLLPALSDLTRAIAKREESAAGLIKTGRTHLMDAMPISVAQELSGWRAQLSLAAQRINNTRSQLQHLAQGGTAVGTGVNADPQFAGLFCSHLNKQLSKDSEHLFQPADNYFAAIASQDVAVALSGQLKSLATALLKIANDLRWMNSGPLTGLADLRLKALQPGSSIMPGKVNPVIPEAVAMAAAQVIGNDTTITVGGQSGNFQLNVMLPVIAHNLLQSITLLTNSCRALAENCIADFVINTENIEASLANNPILVTALNTEIGYSAAAQIAKQAYAQKRPILDVAAEMTDIPMDRLLQLLNPENLV; encoded by the coding sequence ATGACTGATTTTCGCATACAGAAAGACAGCCTGGGCGACGTCAGCGTGCCGGTTGACGCACTCTACGGCGCGCAAACACAGCGGGCTGTCGATAATTTTCACATCAGCGGCATCCCCATGCCAGGGCAGTTTATAGCGAGTCTCGGGGTGATCAAAGCCGCGGCGGCAGGTGCCAATGCCGATTTGGGCCTGCTGGACTCTGCGCTGGCAGACGGCATAATCGCTGCCGCACTCTCTGTGTCGCAGGGTAAGCATCACCAGCACTTTCCGGTGGATGTTTTTCAGACCGGCTCGGGGACCAGCACGAACATGAATGCCAACGAGGTCATCGCGACACTTGCGGCACAGCAACTGGGAATGGCGGTCAATCCCAATGATCATGTGAACTGCAGTCAGAGCAGCAACGATGTCATTCCCACTACTATTCATGTGAGTGCCGAGCTGGCGCTGGAAAAATCATTACTGCCTGCCCTCTCAGATTTAACGCGCGCCATCGCCAAACGAGAAGAGAGCGCCGCGGGCCTGATCAAAACCGGCAGAACCCACCTGATGGATGCCATGCCCATTAGTGTAGCGCAGGAATTATCGGGTTGGCGTGCGCAGCTGTCACTCGCAGCACAACGGATCAACAACACTCGCTCGCAGTTGCAACACCTGGCACAGGGCGGCACTGCGGTAGGCACCGGAGTCAATGCCGATCCTCAATTCGCCGGCCTGTTCTGCTCGCACCTGAACAAACAGTTAAGTAAAGATAGCGAACATCTCTTTCAACCCGCAGACAACTACTTTGCCGCCATCGCCAGCCAGGATGTTGCGGTGGCGCTTTCAGGACAATTGAAATCACTGGCCACTGCCCTTCTGAAGATAGCCAATGATCTGCGCTGGATGAACAGCGGGCCGCTCACCGGTCTGGCTGACCTGCGCCTCAAGGCACTGCAACCGGGCAGCAGCATCATGCCGGGAAAGGTGAATCCGGTGATACCTGAAGCCGTGGCCATGGCGGCGGCGCAAGTCATCGGCAATGACACGACAATCACCGTGGGGGGGCAGTCGGGAAACTTTCAGCTCAATGTGATGCTGCCGGTTATTGCGCACAACCTGCTACAAAGTATTACCCTACTGACCAATAGCTGCAGAGCATTGGCCGAGAACTGCATCGCCGATTTTGTGATCAACACCGAGAACATTGAGGCCAGCCTCGCCAATAACCCGATTCTGGTGACCGCCCTGAACACTGAAATAGGCTATAGCGCCGCCGCCCAAATCGCCAAACAGGCCTATGCGCAGAAACGTCCCATACTGGATGTGGCGGCCGAAATGACCGACATACCCATGGACAGGCTGCTGCAGTTACTCAATCCGGAAAATCTTGTTTGA